In a genomic window of uncultured Flavobacterium sp.:
- a CDS encoding ABC transporter ATP-binding protein, with product MIQVNQLSKQYNGTTVLNINNLEIPKGQSFGLVGNNGAGKTTFFSLLLDLIQPSTGFIKNNDIQVNTNEKWKSFTGSFLDESFLIGYLTPEEYFYFIGDLHHQNKADIDALLAKYVEFFNGEILNNKKYLRDLSKGNQKKVGIIATLIGNPEVVILDEPFANLDPTTVSRLKKIIKELAENPNVTVLVSSHDLQHTVEVCDRIVALNKGEIVKDIQTSRETLQELELFFAV from the coding sequence ATGATACAAGTAAATCAACTTTCAAAACAATATAACGGTACAACAGTTTTAAACATTAATAATCTTGAAATTCCAAAGGGACAAAGTTTTGGATTGGTAGGAAATAACGGAGCAGGAAAAACGACTTTTTTCAGTTTGTTATTAGATTTGATTCAGCCTTCGACAGGATTTATTAAAAACAATGATATTCAAGTAAATACAAACGAAAAATGGAAATCTTTTACAGGATCTTTTTTAGATGAAAGTTTCCTGATTGGATATTTAACTCCTGAGGAATATTTCTATTTTATTGGAGATTTGCACCATCAAAACAAAGCAGATATTGATGCTTTATTGGCAAAATATGTAGAGTTTTTTAATGGAGAAATCTTGAATAACAAAAAATACCTGAGAGATTTATCTAAGGGAAATCAGAAGAAGGTGGGTATAATTGCCACACTTATTGGTAATCCTGAAGTGGTTATTTTAGATGAGCCGTTTGCAAACTTAGATCCAACAACAGTTAGCCGATTAAAAAAAATCATTAAAGAATTGGCCGAAAATCCAAATGTTACAGTTCTGGTTTCCAGCCATGATTTGCAGCATACAGTAGAGGTTTGCGATCGAATTGTAGCACTTAATAAAGGAGAGATTGTAAAAGATATTCAAACTTCAAGAGAAACCTTACAAGAATTAGAATTGTTTTTTGCAGTATAA
- a CDS encoding DUF5687 family protein yields the protein MIKKFIYLEWKAFTRSASFGKSVAMKIVIGFFMIYFSLLFIAGGVGVFYVLKKMNLEPFETINKFMIYYFMFDLIIRLLLQAIPVLNIKPLLVLPFKKPTIVHFSLGKTALSFFNWIHALFFIPFSIVLVLEGYNIAGVILWNLAIIALIYINNFLNIILSNIDKLFVVFLAVVVSLAAAQYYKLFDITTFTTPVFLGFYNTSWIFLIPILVLAALYAFTFKYFKNNLFLDAGLSKKEDIATTEDLYWLNQFGTLGTFLKNDIKLIKRNKRSKTTIVMSVVFLFYGLIFFGNMHQPPVMQIFAGIFVSGGFLFVFGQFVPSWDSSYYQLMMTQNIPYRGYITAKWWLIVIATFVSTILASFYLFYGWQTYLIIVVGAIYNIGVNSHLVLLGGAFTKTPIDLSNAGGAFGDKKAFNVNSMLLSLPKIFLPLILYWVGLHFGDKTIGLVLVAGAGVLGFIFKDKVFSLIEKRYKVEKYSTISAYKQKN from the coding sequence ATGATTAAAAAGTTTATTTATCTCGAATGGAAAGCCTTTACCAGATCGGCATCGTTTGGTAAAAGTGTAGCGATGAAAATAGTAATAGGGTTCTTTATGATTTATTTTTCGCTGCTTTTTATTGCGGGAGGAGTAGGAGTATTTTATGTACTTAAAAAAATGAATCTCGAACCTTTTGAAACTATTAATAAGTTTATGATTTATTATTTCATGTTCGATTTGATAATTCGATTATTATTGCAGGCGATTCCGGTTCTGAATATCAAACCTTTATTGGTTTTGCCGTTTAAGAAGCCAACAATTGTACATTTCTCTTTAGGAAAAACAGCTTTGTCTTTTTTTAACTGGATACATGCACTTTTTTTCATTCCATTTTCGATTGTGTTAGTTCTGGAAGGTTACAACATTGCAGGAGTGATTTTATGGAACTTGGCGATTATAGCTTTAATTTATATCAATAATTTTTTGAATATTATTCTAAGTAATATCGATAAATTGTTTGTTGTTTTTCTTGCCGTAGTTGTTTCTTTAGCAGCAGCGCAATATTATAAATTGTTTGATATTACGACTTTTACAACACCGGTTTTTCTAGGATTTTACAACACAAGCTGGATATTTTTAATTCCTATTTTGGTATTAGCAGCTTTGTATGCTTTTACATTTAAATACTTCAAAAACAACTTATTCTTAGACGCAGGACTTTCTAAAAAAGAAGATATTGCAACAACTGAAGACCTTTATTGGTTGAATCAATTTGGAACTTTAGGAACGTTTCTTAAAAATGATATTAAGTTGATTAAGAGAAACAAAAGATCTAAAACGACTATCGTTATGAGTGTAGTTTTTTTATTCTACGGATTAATCTTTTTCGGAAATATGCATCAGCCTCCAGTTATGCAAATTTTTGCAGGGATCTTTGTTTCGGGAGGATTTTTATTTGTCTTTGGGCAGTTTGTACCAAGTTGGGATAGTTCTTATTATCAATTAATGATGACACAAAATATCCCGTATCGCGGTTACATTACTGCAAAATGGTGGCTGATTGTTATTGCTACTTTTGTTTCGACAATCCTTGCTTCATTTTATCTTTTTTATGGATGGCAAACCTATTTGATTATTGTTGTTGGTGCGATTTATAATATTGGAGTAAATTCTCATTTAGTGCTTTTGGGCGGTGCATTTACAAAAACGCCAATCGATTTAAGTAATGCCGGAGGCGCTTTTGGCGATAAAAAAGCATTCAATGTAAACTCGATGTTGCTTTCGTTACCAAAGATATTTTTGCCATTAATATTGTATTGGGTAGGACTTCATTTTGGAGATAAAACCATCGGATTGGTATTAGTTGCAGGAGCTGGAGTTTTAGGTTTTATATTCAAAGACAAAGTTTTTTCTTTGATCGAAAAGAGATATAAAGTCGAAAAATACAGTACCATAAGTGCTTACAAACAAAAGAATTAA
- a CDS encoding ferredoxin--NADP reductase, whose protein sequence is MPSFLKLIIKEVKRETTDAVSVLFNVPEELKPDYKFIAGQYINLKLTLDNQEIRRAYSICSAPESGELRIAVKAVKNGLFSQFANTRLKAGDVLEVGHPEGKFTFEPDAERQKNYAAFVAGSGITPVLSILKSVLKSEPKSSFVLVYGNKTPEETIFHQELHDLQLQYVGRLFVHYVFSQAKAENALFGRIEKSAVNYVLNNKHKELQFDKFFLCGPEEMINTVSNVLKEKNVKESAIKFELFTSSTQENQIHNSLEGHTKITVLVDDDEVTFEMSQKQTILDAALKQGIDAPYSCQGGICSSCLARVTSGTAEMTKNSILTDKEIASGLVLTCQAHPTSESIYVDYDDV, encoded by the coding sequence ATGCCTTCATTTTTAAAACTCATAATTAAAGAGGTAAAACGCGAAACAACCGACGCCGTTTCTGTACTTTTTAATGTTCCGGAAGAACTAAAACCAGACTATAAATTTATAGCCGGACAATACATAAACCTAAAACTAACTCTTGATAATCAAGAAATTAGACGTGCTTATTCTATTTGTTCTGCACCAGAAAGCGGCGAATTAAGAATTGCCGTAAAAGCAGTTAAAAATGGTTTGTTTTCTCAATTTGCAAACACAAGATTAAAAGCAGGAGATGTTCTTGAAGTAGGTCATCCAGAAGGAAAATTTACTTTTGAACCTGATGCTGAAAGACAAAAAAACTACGCAGCTTTTGTTGCCGGAAGTGGTATTACGCCAGTTCTTTCTATTTTGAAATCAGTTTTAAAAAGTGAACCAAAAAGCTCATTCGTTTTAGTTTACGGAAATAAAACTCCTGAAGAAACTATTTTTCATCAGGAATTACATGATTTACAATTGCAATATGTAGGTCGTTTATTTGTTCATTATGTCTTCAGTCAGGCTAAAGCCGAGAATGCATTATTTGGAAGAATCGAGAAATCAGCAGTAAATTATGTATTGAATAACAAGCATAAAGAACTTCAGTTTGATAAATTTTTCTTGTGCGGTCCGGAAGAAATGATTAACACCGTTTCTAATGTTTTGAAAGAGAAAAACGTAAAAGAATCAGCAATTAAATTTGAGCTTTTTACATCTTCAACACAAGAAAATCAAATCCATAATTCGCTAGAAGGACATACAAAAATTACTGTTTTAGTTGACGATGATGAAGTTACATTCGAAATGTCTCAAAAACAAACTATATTAGATGCAGCTTTGAAACAAGGAATTGATGCTCCATATTCTTGCCAAGGCGGAATTTGCAGCAGCTGTCTTGCTCGTGTAACTTCTGGAACTGCAGAAATGACTAAAAACTCAATTTTAACAGATAAAGAAATCGCTTCAGGTTTAGTATTAACTTGTCAGGCGCACCCAACATCAGAATCTATTTATGTAGATTATGATGATGTTTAG